Proteins encoded together in one Passer domesticus isolate bPasDom1 chromosome 6, bPasDom1.hap1, whole genome shotgun sequence window:
- the AMPD3 gene encoding AMP deaminase 3 isoform X3, with protein sequence MRQRGAAAAGGSGSSPRRRLLRRRLRAASLRPAAARPCPSMALPGALGEMPRQFPKLNISEVDEHVRLLAEKVFAKVLREEDSKDALSLFTVPEDCPIGQKEAKERELQKELAEQQSVETAKRKKSFKMIRSQSLSLQIPPQEWKAPPANPVLSPATPVVPSAFVPVQVPYDVPEFQRVSISGDYCAGVTVDDYEQAAKSLVKALLIREKYSRLAYHRFPRTTSQYLCSMRDQKWKVEDEVCPDFHSPPEENEDPYNLDDAPDNLDYVIKLKGGIPFVYDSKEMMELNEPRSLPYPDLQTYTLDLSHVLALIADGPTKTYCHRRLNFLESKFSLHEMLNEMSEFKELKSNPHRDFYNVRKVDTHIHAAACMNQKHLLRFIKHTYQTEPDRIVAEKKGKKMTLKQVFESLHMDPYDLTVDSLDVHAGRQTFHRFDKFNSKYNPVGASELRDLYLKTENYIGGEYFARMVKEVARELEESKYQYTEPRLSIYGRSPDEWLNLAKWFIKHKVYSPNMRWIIQVPRIYDIFRSKNILPSFGKMLENIFVPLFEATINPKDHKELHLFLKYVTGFDSVDDESKHSGHMFSDKSLNPDLWTSEKNPPYSYYLYYMYVNIMLLNNLRRERGMCTFLFRPHCGEAGSITHLVSAFLTADNISHGLLLKKSPVLQYLYYLAQIPIAMSPLSNNSLFLEYSKNPLREFLHKGLHVSLSTDDPMQFHYTKCWLLKYNMKDEAEGRFEPS encoded by the exons ATGCGGCAgcggggagcggcggcagctggCGGGAGCGGCTcctccccccgccgccgcctcctccgccGGCGGCTCCGGGCAGCGTCTCTCCGGCCGGCggcggcccggccctgccccagcATGGCTCTCCCCGGGGCGCTCG GCGAGATGCCGCGGCAGTTTCCCAAGCTGAACATTTCCGAGGTGGACGAGCACGTGCGGCTCCTGGCAGAGAAGGTGTTTGCCAAAGTTCTGCGAGAAGAAGACAGCAAGGATGCGTTGTCACTCTTCACCGTGCCTGAAGACTGCCCTATTGGGCAGAAGGAGGCCAAGGAAAgggagctgcagaaggagctggcAGAACAGCAGTCTGTGGAAACAGCTAAAAG GAAGAAAAGTTTCAAGATGATTAGATCCCAGTCTTTGTCATTACAAATTCCACCTCAGGAATGGAAAGCACCACCAGCCAATCCTGTCCTGTCTCCTGCAACGCCAGTTGTTCCAAGTGCTTTTGTGCCAGTCCAAGTGCCATATGATGTACCAGAATTCCAGAGAGTTTCAATTAGTGGGGACTACTGTGCAGGG GTTACAGTTGATGACTATGAACAAGCTGCCAAGAGCCTGGTGAAAGCTCTCCTCATCCGAGAGAAGTACTCACGTCTTGCCTACCACCGCTTCCCCAGGACAACATCTCAGTACCTGTGCAGCATGCGGGATCAGAAATGGAAGGTTGAAGAtgaggtgtgcccag ATTTCCATTCACCcccagaagaaaatgaagatcCTTATAATCTGGATGATGCTCCAGACAATTTGGATTATGTTATCAAGCTGAAAGGTGGCATTCCCTTTGTTTATGATAGCAAAGAGATGATGGAGCTCAATGAGCCTCGGAGTTTGCCCTATCCTGACCTGCAGACCTACACCCTTGACCTGAGCCATGTTCTTGCTCTCATTGCAGATGGCCCAAC aaaaaCATATTGTCATCGGAGGCTTAACTTTTTAGAATCTAAATTTAGCTTACACGAGATGTTGAATGAGATGTCAGAATTTAAAGAACTGAAGAGTAATCCCCATCGAGACTTTTACAATGTGAGAAAG GTTGACACTCATAtccatgctgctgcctgcatgAACCAGAAGCACTTACTGAGGTTCATTAAGCACACCTATCAAACGGAGCCTGACAGGATTGTTGCagagaaaaaaggcaagaaGATGACTTTAAAGCAAGTCTTCGAAAGCCTTCACATGGACCCCTATGACCTCACTGTAGACTCTTTAGATGTCCATGCA ggACGTCAAACATTCCATCGATTTGACAAATTCAATTCCAAGTACAATCCAGTTGGTGCCAGTGAGCTGAGGGACTTGTATTTGAAGACTGAGAATTATATTGGTGGTGAATATTTTGCTCGTATGGTCAAG GAAGTAGCCCGTGAACTAGAAGAAAGTAAGTACCAGTACACAGAGCCCCGCTTATCCATTTATGGACGGTCTCCAGATGAATGGCTGAACTTGGCAAAATGGTTCATTAAGCATAAAGTTTATTCCCCTAATATGCGCTGGATAATTCAGGTTCCCAGAATCTA tGACATATTTAGGTCTAAAAATATTCTGCCTAGTTTTGGGAAGATGTTGGAGAACATCTTTGTACCTTTGTTTGAAGCAACAATCAATCCCAAAGACCACAAAGAATTGCACCTATTCCTCAAATAT GTGACTGGCTTTGACAGTGTTGATGATGAATCCAAACACAGTGGCCATATGTTCTCTGACAAGAGCCTTAACCCTGACCTCTGGACCAGTGAGAAGAATCCCCCATATAGCTATTATTTGTATTATATGTATGTCAACATCATGTTGCTAAACAACCTTAGGAG GGAAAGAGGCATGTGCACCTTCCTCTTTCGACCTCACTGTGGAGAAGCTGGGTCTATCACACACCTTGTTTCTGCCTTTCTGACAGCAGACAACATCTCTCATGGATTGCTCCTGAAGAAG agtcCTGTCCTCCAGTATCTGTATTACCTTGCACAAATACCCATTGCTATGTCCCCACTTAGTAACAACAGCCTGTTCCTGGAGTACTCCAAAAATCCGCTGCGGGAGTTTCTCCATAAGGGCCTGCACGTCTCCCTCTCCACAGATGATCCTATGCAGTTTCATTACACAAAG TGTTGGCTGTTGAAGTATAATATGAAGGATGAGGCTGAAGGGAGGTTTGAGCCTTCATAA
- the AMPD3 gene encoding AMP deaminase 3 isoform X1: MRQRGAAAAGGSGSSPRRRLLRRRLRAASLRPAAARPCPSMALPGALGEMPRQFPKLNISEVDEHVRLLAEKVFAKVLREEDSKDALSLFTVPEDCPIGQKEAKERELQKELAEQQSVETAKRKKSFKMIRSQSLSLQIPPQEWKAPPANPVLSPATPVVPSAFVPVQVPYDVPEFQRVSISGDYCAGVTVDDYEQAAKSLVKALLIREKYSRLAYHRFPRTTSQYLCSMRDQKWKVEDEVCPDFHSPPEENEDPYNLDDAPDNLDYVIKLKGGIPFVYDSKEMMELNEPRSLPYPDLQTYTLDLSHVLALIADGPTKTYCHRRLNFLESKFSLHEMLNEMSEFKELKSNPHRDFYNVRKVDTHIHAAACMNQKHLLRFIKHTYQTEPDRIVAEKKGKKMTLKQVFESLHMDPYDLTVDSLDVHAGRQTFHRFDKFNSKYNPVGASELRDLYLKTENYIGGEYFARMVKEVARELEESKYQYTEPRLSIYGRSPDEWLNLAKWFIKHKVYSPNMRWIIQVPRIYDIFRSKNILPSFGKMLENIFVPLFEATINPKDHKELHLFLKYVTGFDSVDDESKHSGHMFSDKSLNPDLWTSEKNPPYSYYLYYMYVNIMLLNNLRRERGMCTFLFRPHCGEAGSITHLVSAFLTADNISHGLLLKKSPVLQYLYYLAQIPIAMSPLSNNSLFLEYSKNPLREFLHKGLHVSLSTDDPMQFHYTKEALMEEYAIAAQVWKLSTCDLCEIARNSVLQSGLSDKEKQKFLGVNYCKEGPEGNDIRKTNVAQIRMAFRYETLCNELSFLADAMRTEDISTLSK; the protein is encoded by the exons ATGCGGCAgcggggagcggcggcagctggCGGGAGCGGCTcctccccccgccgccgcctcctccgccGGCGGCTCCGGGCAGCGTCTCTCCGGCCGGCggcggcccggccctgccccagcATGGCTCTCCCCGGGGCGCTCG GCGAGATGCCGCGGCAGTTTCCCAAGCTGAACATTTCCGAGGTGGACGAGCACGTGCGGCTCCTGGCAGAGAAGGTGTTTGCCAAAGTTCTGCGAGAAGAAGACAGCAAGGATGCGTTGTCACTCTTCACCGTGCCTGAAGACTGCCCTATTGGGCAGAAGGAGGCCAAGGAAAgggagctgcagaaggagctggcAGAACAGCAGTCTGTGGAAACAGCTAAAAG GAAGAAAAGTTTCAAGATGATTAGATCCCAGTCTTTGTCATTACAAATTCCACCTCAGGAATGGAAAGCACCACCAGCCAATCCTGTCCTGTCTCCTGCAACGCCAGTTGTTCCAAGTGCTTTTGTGCCAGTCCAAGTGCCATATGATGTACCAGAATTCCAGAGAGTTTCAATTAGTGGGGACTACTGTGCAGGG GTTACAGTTGATGACTATGAACAAGCTGCCAAGAGCCTGGTGAAAGCTCTCCTCATCCGAGAGAAGTACTCACGTCTTGCCTACCACCGCTTCCCCAGGACAACATCTCAGTACCTGTGCAGCATGCGGGATCAGAAATGGAAGGTTGAAGAtgaggtgtgcccag ATTTCCATTCACCcccagaagaaaatgaagatcCTTATAATCTGGATGATGCTCCAGACAATTTGGATTATGTTATCAAGCTGAAAGGTGGCATTCCCTTTGTTTATGATAGCAAAGAGATGATGGAGCTCAATGAGCCTCGGAGTTTGCCCTATCCTGACCTGCAGACCTACACCCTTGACCTGAGCCATGTTCTTGCTCTCATTGCAGATGGCCCAAC aaaaaCATATTGTCATCGGAGGCTTAACTTTTTAGAATCTAAATTTAGCTTACACGAGATGTTGAATGAGATGTCAGAATTTAAAGAACTGAAGAGTAATCCCCATCGAGACTTTTACAATGTGAGAAAG GTTGACACTCATAtccatgctgctgcctgcatgAACCAGAAGCACTTACTGAGGTTCATTAAGCACACCTATCAAACGGAGCCTGACAGGATTGTTGCagagaaaaaaggcaagaaGATGACTTTAAAGCAAGTCTTCGAAAGCCTTCACATGGACCCCTATGACCTCACTGTAGACTCTTTAGATGTCCATGCA ggACGTCAAACATTCCATCGATTTGACAAATTCAATTCCAAGTACAATCCAGTTGGTGCCAGTGAGCTGAGGGACTTGTATTTGAAGACTGAGAATTATATTGGTGGTGAATATTTTGCTCGTATGGTCAAG GAAGTAGCCCGTGAACTAGAAGAAAGTAAGTACCAGTACACAGAGCCCCGCTTATCCATTTATGGACGGTCTCCAGATGAATGGCTGAACTTGGCAAAATGGTTCATTAAGCATAAAGTTTATTCCCCTAATATGCGCTGGATAATTCAGGTTCCCAGAATCTA tGACATATTTAGGTCTAAAAATATTCTGCCTAGTTTTGGGAAGATGTTGGAGAACATCTTTGTACCTTTGTTTGAAGCAACAATCAATCCCAAAGACCACAAAGAATTGCACCTATTCCTCAAATAT GTGACTGGCTTTGACAGTGTTGATGATGAATCCAAACACAGTGGCCATATGTTCTCTGACAAGAGCCTTAACCCTGACCTCTGGACCAGTGAGAAGAATCCCCCATATAGCTATTATTTGTATTATATGTATGTCAACATCATGTTGCTAAACAACCTTAGGAG GGAAAGAGGCATGTGCACCTTCCTCTTTCGACCTCACTGTGGAGAAGCTGGGTCTATCACACACCTTGTTTCTGCCTTTCTGACAGCAGACAACATCTCTCATGGATTGCTCCTGAAGAAG agtcCTGTCCTCCAGTATCTGTATTACCTTGCACAAATACCCATTGCTATGTCCCCACTTAGTAACAACAGCCTGTTCCTGGAGTACTCCAAAAATCCGCTGCGGGAGTTTCTCCATAAGGGCCTGCACGTCTCCCTCTCCACAGATGATCCTATGCAGTTTCATTACACAAAG GAAGCTCTCATGGAAGAATATGCTATTGCAGCTCAGGTGTGGAAACTAAGCACGTGTGACTTGTGTGAAATAGCAAGAAACAGTGTTCTACAGAGTGGATTGTCAGATAAG gaaaagcagaaattctTAGGGGTGAATTATTGCAAGGAGGGGCCTGAGGGAAATGACATTCGAAAGACAAATGTTGCCCAGATCCGGATGGCCTTCAGGTACGAGACTCTGTGCAATGAACTCAGCTTCCTGGCTGATGCCATGAGAACAGAAGATATTTCTACTCTGTCCAAGTAG
- the AMPD3 gene encoding AMP deaminase 3 isoform X2: MPRQFPKLNISEVDEHVRLLAEKVFAKVLREEDSKDALSLFTVPEDCPIGQKEAKERELQKELAEQQSVETAKRKKSFKMIRSQSLSLQIPPQEWKAPPANPVLSPATPVVPSAFVPVQVPYDVPEFQRVSISGDYCAGVTVDDYEQAAKSLVKALLIREKYSRLAYHRFPRTTSQYLCSMRDQKWKVEDEVCPDFHSPPEENEDPYNLDDAPDNLDYVIKLKGGIPFVYDSKEMMELNEPRSLPYPDLQTYTLDLSHVLALIADGPTKTYCHRRLNFLESKFSLHEMLNEMSEFKELKSNPHRDFYNVRKVDTHIHAAACMNQKHLLRFIKHTYQTEPDRIVAEKKGKKMTLKQVFESLHMDPYDLTVDSLDVHAGRQTFHRFDKFNSKYNPVGASELRDLYLKTENYIGGEYFARMVKEVARELEESKYQYTEPRLSIYGRSPDEWLNLAKWFIKHKVYSPNMRWIIQVPRIYDIFRSKNILPSFGKMLENIFVPLFEATINPKDHKELHLFLKYVTGFDSVDDESKHSGHMFSDKSLNPDLWTSEKNPPYSYYLYYMYVNIMLLNNLRRERGMCTFLFRPHCGEAGSITHLVSAFLTADNISHGLLLKKSPVLQYLYYLAQIPIAMSPLSNNSLFLEYSKNPLREFLHKGLHVSLSTDDPMQFHYTKEALMEEYAIAAQVWKLSTCDLCEIARNSVLQSGLSDKEKQKFLGVNYCKEGPEGNDIRKTNVAQIRMAFRYETLCNELSFLADAMRTEDISTLSK, translated from the exons ATGCCGCGGCAGTTTCCCAAGCTGAACATTTCCGAGGTGGACGAGCACGTGCGGCTCCTGGCAGAGAAGGTGTTTGCCAAAGTTCTGCGAGAAGAAGACAGCAAGGATGCGTTGTCACTCTTCACCGTGCCTGAAGACTGCCCTATTGGGCAGAAGGAGGCCAAGGAAAgggagctgcagaaggagctggcAGAACAGCAGTCTGTGGAAACAGCTAAAAG GAAGAAAAGTTTCAAGATGATTAGATCCCAGTCTTTGTCATTACAAATTCCACCTCAGGAATGGAAAGCACCACCAGCCAATCCTGTCCTGTCTCCTGCAACGCCAGTTGTTCCAAGTGCTTTTGTGCCAGTCCAAGTGCCATATGATGTACCAGAATTCCAGAGAGTTTCAATTAGTGGGGACTACTGTGCAGGG GTTACAGTTGATGACTATGAACAAGCTGCCAAGAGCCTGGTGAAAGCTCTCCTCATCCGAGAGAAGTACTCACGTCTTGCCTACCACCGCTTCCCCAGGACAACATCTCAGTACCTGTGCAGCATGCGGGATCAGAAATGGAAGGTTGAAGAtgaggtgtgcccag ATTTCCATTCACCcccagaagaaaatgaagatcCTTATAATCTGGATGATGCTCCAGACAATTTGGATTATGTTATCAAGCTGAAAGGTGGCATTCCCTTTGTTTATGATAGCAAAGAGATGATGGAGCTCAATGAGCCTCGGAGTTTGCCCTATCCTGACCTGCAGACCTACACCCTTGACCTGAGCCATGTTCTTGCTCTCATTGCAGATGGCCCAAC aaaaaCATATTGTCATCGGAGGCTTAACTTTTTAGAATCTAAATTTAGCTTACACGAGATGTTGAATGAGATGTCAGAATTTAAAGAACTGAAGAGTAATCCCCATCGAGACTTTTACAATGTGAGAAAG GTTGACACTCATAtccatgctgctgcctgcatgAACCAGAAGCACTTACTGAGGTTCATTAAGCACACCTATCAAACGGAGCCTGACAGGATTGTTGCagagaaaaaaggcaagaaGATGACTTTAAAGCAAGTCTTCGAAAGCCTTCACATGGACCCCTATGACCTCACTGTAGACTCTTTAGATGTCCATGCA ggACGTCAAACATTCCATCGATTTGACAAATTCAATTCCAAGTACAATCCAGTTGGTGCCAGTGAGCTGAGGGACTTGTATTTGAAGACTGAGAATTATATTGGTGGTGAATATTTTGCTCGTATGGTCAAG GAAGTAGCCCGTGAACTAGAAGAAAGTAAGTACCAGTACACAGAGCCCCGCTTATCCATTTATGGACGGTCTCCAGATGAATGGCTGAACTTGGCAAAATGGTTCATTAAGCATAAAGTTTATTCCCCTAATATGCGCTGGATAATTCAGGTTCCCAGAATCTA tGACATATTTAGGTCTAAAAATATTCTGCCTAGTTTTGGGAAGATGTTGGAGAACATCTTTGTACCTTTGTTTGAAGCAACAATCAATCCCAAAGACCACAAAGAATTGCACCTATTCCTCAAATAT GTGACTGGCTTTGACAGTGTTGATGATGAATCCAAACACAGTGGCCATATGTTCTCTGACAAGAGCCTTAACCCTGACCTCTGGACCAGTGAGAAGAATCCCCCATATAGCTATTATTTGTATTATATGTATGTCAACATCATGTTGCTAAACAACCTTAGGAG GGAAAGAGGCATGTGCACCTTCCTCTTTCGACCTCACTGTGGAGAAGCTGGGTCTATCACACACCTTGTTTCTGCCTTTCTGACAGCAGACAACATCTCTCATGGATTGCTCCTGAAGAAG agtcCTGTCCTCCAGTATCTGTATTACCTTGCACAAATACCCATTGCTATGTCCCCACTTAGTAACAACAGCCTGTTCCTGGAGTACTCCAAAAATCCGCTGCGGGAGTTTCTCCATAAGGGCCTGCACGTCTCCCTCTCCACAGATGATCCTATGCAGTTTCATTACACAAAG GAAGCTCTCATGGAAGAATATGCTATTGCAGCTCAGGTGTGGAAACTAAGCACGTGTGACTTGTGTGAAATAGCAAGAAACAGTGTTCTACAGAGTGGATTGTCAGATAAG gaaaagcagaaattctTAGGGGTGAATTATTGCAAGGAGGGGCCTGAGGGAAATGACATTCGAAAGACAAATGTTGCCCAGATCCGGATGGCCTTCAGGTACGAGACTCTGTGCAATGAACTCAGCTTCCTGGCTGATGCCATGAGAACAGAAGATATTTCTACTCTGTCCAAGTAG